Proteins encoded together in one Candidatus Paceibacterota bacterium window:
- the ruvX gene encoding Holliday junction resolvase RuvX, with protein MTMRILGIDYGKKRVGIAISDDKAMMAFPKAVLPNDNYLMRELKDLIKGHGIGTAVVGESKDFGMKDNPIMADVRRFVAELEREAGVVVVYEPELLSSHQAAQVGHTLGKSGKTDMIDASAASIILQSYIDRTKSS; from the coding sequence ATGACCATGCGAATCCTGGGCATAGATTACGGAAAAAAGAGGGTGGGCATCGCCATTTCGGACGATAAAGCCATGATGGCGTTCCCAAAAGCCGTTCTGCCGAACGACAATTACCTCATGCGCGAGCTCAAAGACCTCATCAAGGGCCACGGCATCGGCACGGCCGTCGTCGGCGAGTCGAAAGACTTCGGTATGAAGGACAATCCGATCATGGCCGACGTCAGGCGCTTCGTCGCCGAGCTCGAACGCGAGGCCGGCGTCGTAGTGGTATATGAGCCGGAGCTGCTTTCGTCGCATCAGGCGGCGCAGGTCGGGCATACGCTTGGGAAAAGCGGAAAAACGGATATGATAGACGCGTCCGCCGCTTCTATCATCTTGCAGAGTTATATAGACAGGACAAAATCATCATAA